A part of Spiribacter vilamensis genomic DNA contains:
- a CDS encoding SDR family NAD(P)-dependent oxidoreductase, producing MNTLDGDSNVLVVGASGGIGAALVEQLLDGSSARRVWAATRTPESPRLKALVETYGERCAPVAVDILDETSIAALARTISDDSPRLHLLINAFGLLHDEDRGIWPEKRLEDITSDAMLANYRVNALAPALIGRYCLGLLNHTDRAVFASLSARVGSITDNRLGGWYGYRISKAAQNMFTRDMAIECRRRARRVICLALHPGTTDTGLSEPFQRRVPEGKLFGTEFAAGKLLERIDAASLEDSGGFFAWDGAPIPW from the coding sequence ATGAATACGCTCGATGGTGACTCGAACGTGCTGGTGGTAGGGGCCAGCGGGGGGATTGGTGCGGCGCTCGTCGAGCAACTGCTCGACGGTTCATCCGCCCGCCGGGTATGGGCGGCCACCCGGACACCGGAGAGCCCGCGGCTCAAAGCGCTTGTCGAGACCTACGGCGAGCGATGCGCGCCGGTGGCGGTGGACATCCTCGATGAGACCAGCATCGCCGCGCTGGCACGGACCATCAGTGATGACAGTCCGCGTCTGCACCTGCTGATCAATGCATTCGGCCTGCTCCATGACGAGGATCGGGGGATCTGGCCGGAAAAGCGCCTTGAAGACATCACCAGCGATGCGATGCTGGCGAATTACCGGGTCAATGCACTGGCCCCGGCGCTAATCGGCCGCTATTGCCTGGGACTGCTCAACCACACCGATCGGGCGGTGTTTGCCAGCCTTTCGGCCCGGGTCGGCAGTATCACCGACAATCGGCTGGGTGGCTGGTACGGGTACCGGATCAGCAAGGCAGCGCAGAATATGTTCACCCGCGACATGGCCATCGAATGCCGGCGTCGGGCGCGGCGGGTGATCTGTCTGGCGCTGCATCCCGGTACCACCGATACCGGGCTGTCGGAGCCATTCCAGAGGCGCGTCCCCGAGGGCAAGCTGTTCGGAACCGAATTCGCCGCCGGCAAGCTGCTCGAGCGCATCGATGCGGCCAGCCTCGAGGACTCGGGCGGCTTTTTCGCCTGGGATGGAGCGCCGATTCCCTGGTAG
- a CDS encoding M20/M25/M40 family metallo-hydrolase has protein sequence MNAHFNPALAREMVEADWQTSIRPALEAFIRIPAKSPAFDRDWADNGHIDAAVALAEDWCRQQAPAGSHVEVVRLKGRTPLLWVDVPGTGTGETLLYGHLDKQPEASGWDSDKGPWTPVVEGDRLYGRGAADDGYAVFASLEAVRLLHEQGIPHPRCMLLIECAEESGSPDLPAYIDYLGSRLGQPGMVVCLDSGCANYEQLWVTTSLRGMAAGDLTVRVLEQGVHSGDAGGVVPSSFRIARALLDRIEDAATGAIRLPALQADVPAERQAQAQQAAEVVGGDLVAKFPWASGTRPSSDDTPALILNRTWYPALEVIGADGLPSRAEAGNVLRSETTLRLSLRLPPTVDADAATRALESTLTADPPQNAEVGFRAAGAANGWNAPAFEGWLGDSLVASSDHWFGKPAVFMGEGGSIPLMNLLGRHFPAARFLVTGVLGPGSNAHGPNEFLHMPMAKRLSGVVAEALAAQAAAG, from the coding sequence ATGAACGCGCATTTCAATCCCGCTCTTGCACGGGAAATGGTGGAAGCGGACTGGCAGACGAGCATCCGCCCGGCACTCGAGGCGTTCATTCGTATTCCGGCCAAGTCTCCCGCTTTCGACCGTGACTGGGCCGACAACGGGCATATCGACGCGGCGGTAGCGCTGGCCGAGGACTGGTGCCGGCAGCAGGCACCGGCCGGCAGTCACGTCGAAGTGGTTCGCCTGAAAGGACGAACACCGCTGCTGTGGGTGGACGTGCCGGGCACCGGCACCGGCGAGACACTGCTCTACGGCCATCTCGACAAGCAGCCCGAGGCCAGCGGCTGGGACAGCGACAAGGGCCCCTGGACCCCCGTGGTCGAGGGCGACCGGCTTTATGGCCGCGGGGCGGCGGATGATGGCTATGCCGTCTTCGCCTCGCTCGAGGCGGTCCGGCTGCTGCACGAACAGGGCATCCCCCACCCCCGCTGCATGCTGCTCATCGAGTGTGCCGAGGAGAGTGGCAGCCCGGATCTGCCTGCCTACATCGACTATCTCGGCAGCCGCCTGGGCCAGCCCGGAATGGTCGTCTGCCTCGACTCCGGATGCGCCAACTACGAGCAGCTCTGGGTCACCACCTCGCTACGCGGCATGGCCGCGGGGGATCTGACGGTGCGGGTCCTCGAACAGGGCGTTCACTCCGGTGATGCCGGCGGTGTCGTGCCGTCGAGCTTTCGCATCGCCCGCGCACTCCTTGATCGCATCGAGGATGCCGCGACCGGGGCGATCCGCCTACCGGCGCTGCAGGCCGATGTCCCCGCCGAGCGGCAGGCGCAGGCGCAGCAGGCGGCGGAGGTGGTCGGCGGCGATCTGGTCGCGAAGTTCCCGTGGGCCAGCGGGACGCGACCGAGCAGCGATGACACGCCGGCGCTGATCCTCAACCGTACCTGGTATCCGGCACTGGAGGTGATCGGCGCCGACGGCCTGCCGTCACGCGCCGAGGCCGGCAATGTGCTGCGCTCCGAGACCACGCTGCGACTCTCGCTCCGGTTGCCCCCCACCGTGGACGCCGACGCCGCGACCCGGGCACTGGAGAGTACGTTAACGGCCGATCCGCCGCAGAACGCGGAGGTCGGTTTCCGGGCCGCCGGTGCCGCCAATGGCTGGAACGCCCCGGCATTCGAGGGCTGGCTCGGTGACAGCCTGGTCGCAAGCTCGGACCACTGGTTCGGCAAACCGGCGGTGTTCATGGGCGAAGGTGGCAGCATCCCGCTGATGAACCTGCTCGGGCGACATTTCCCGGCAGCGCGTTTCCTCGTCACCGGGGTACTCGGTCCGGGCTCCAACGCCCACGGCCCCAACGAATTCCTCCATATGCCCATGGCAAAACGCCTCAGCGGCGTGGTGGCGGAGGCACTGGCCGCCCAGGCGGCGGCCGGATAG
- a CDS encoding SLC13 family permease, with translation MAWEGWLTIFVVLTVLGGLATGLASPVGILFTGLALLVTATAVTGSERLLDAATAVAGFGSSGLITVGLLFVVASGLTRTGAIAMIAEPLIARSRGLRSAQLGLLTPVAGLSAFLNNTPIVAVFLPVVDDLARRLQLPASRLYLPLSYAAILGGTCTLIGTSTNLIINDLSSGSRGMEGLGLFDLAWVGVPITVVGLIYLFTASPWLLPDRRDSAADRLDPRQYTVEVEVIRHGPLIGKTIRDAGLRHLPGLFLAEIERDGQVIPAVGPTERLQAGDRLVFVGVLESVVDLHKMRGLRPATRAVEDLGEPRRERCLVEAVVSEACPLVGRSIREGRFRERYQAAVIAVARGGRQLPGKIGDIVLRPGDTLLLETHASFVSRQRDTRDFYLVSGVEDSAPPQHDKAWLAIPILFAMVALAATPWMSMLNAALLAAIALVVTRCMDLGEAIRNVNWNVLLVIGAALGIGQAMDNSGAAAAIGSQVMTITADQPLLTLGAIYLLTMITTEMITNNAAAVLMYPIAMAAAESLGVSATPFAVVIMIAASAAFATPIGYQTNLMVFGPGSYRFSDYVRFGLPLNLIAMTLALLIIPRVWPL, from the coding sequence ATGGCCTGGGAAGGCTGGCTGACGATTTTCGTCGTGCTCACGGTGCTCGGCGGACTGGCGACCGGTCTCGCCTCTCCCGTGGGGATCCTGTTCACGGGGCTGGCTCTGCTGGTTACCGCAACCGCGGTTACCGGTAGCGAACGACTGCTGGACGCCGCAACCGCTGTGGCGGGGTTTGGCAGCAGTGGACTGATCACTGTCGGACTGCTCTTTGTCGTCGCCTCCGGGCTCACCCGCACCGGAGCGATCGCGATGATCGCCGAGCCACTCATTGCCCGGTCCCGCGGCCTGCGCTCCGCCCAGCTGGGTCTGCTGACACCGGTTGCCGGTCTCAGCGCGTTTCTCAACAACACCCCCATCGTTGCGGTCTTCCTGCCGGTGGTCGATGACCTTGCGCGGCGTCTGCAACTGCCCGCCTCACGCCTTTATCTGCCCCTGAGCTATGCCGCCATCCTGGGGGGCACCTGCACGCTGATCGGCACCAGCACCAACCTCATCATCAACGACCTGTCGAGCGGCAGTCGGGGAATGGAGGGCCTCGGCCTGTTCGATCTCGCCTGGGTGGGCGTACCGATCACCGTTGTCGGACTCATCTATCTGTTCACCGCCTCTCCCTGGCTCCTGCCCGACCGTCGCGACAGCGCGGCCGATCGCCTCGACCCGCGACAGTACACCGTCGAGGTGGAGGTGATCCGCCACGGGCCACTGATCGGCAAAACGATCCGGGACGCCGGGCTGCGCCACCTGCCGGGCCTGTTCCTCGCCGAGATCGAGCGCGACGGCCAGGTCATCCCCGCCGTTGGTCCCACCGAAAGGCTGCAGGCCGGCGACCGGCTGGTGTTCGTCGGCGTGCTGGAATCCGTGGTCGATCTACACAAAATGCGGGGACTGCGGCCGGCCACCCGGGCGGTCGAGGATCTCGGCGAGCCGCGGCGCGAGCGCTGCCTTGTAGAGGCGGTTGTCTCCGAGGCCTGCCCCCTGGTGGGCCGCAGCATCCGCGAGGGGCGTTTCCGGGAGCGCTACCAGGCCGCGGTCATCGCCGTCGCCCGCGGTGGGCGTCAGCTGCCGGGCAAAATCGGCGACATCGTCCTGCGTCCCGGCGACACGCTGCTACTCGAGACCCACGCGAGTTTCGTCAGTCGCCAGCGCGATACGCGCGACTTCTACCTCGTCAGTGGCGTGGAGGATTCGGCACCCCCTCAGCACGATAAGGCATGGCTGGCCATTCCGATTCTCTTCGCCATGGTCGCCCTCGCTGCAACCCCCTGGATGAGCATGCTCAACGCCGCCCTGCTCGCCGCCATCGCACTGGTGGTAACGCGCTGCATGGACCTCGGCGAAGCGATCCGTAACGTCAACTGGAATGTGCTACTGGTTATCGGCGCGGCGCTCGGCATCGGTCAGGCCATGGATAACAGCGGCGCCGCGGCCGCCATCGGCAGCCAGGTCATGACGATCACCGCCGACCAGCCGCTGCTGACCCTTGGCGCCATCTATCTGCTGACCATGATTACCACCGAGATGATCACCAATAACGCCGCCGCGGTGCTGATGTACCCCATCGCCATGGCGGCCGCCGAATCACTCGGCGTGTCGGCCACGCCGTTTGCCGTCGTGATCATGATCGCGGCGTCCGCCGCATTCGCTACACCCATCGGCTATCAGACCAATCTCATGGTCTTCGGCCCCGGCAGCTATCGCTTCAGCGATTATGTTCGCTTCGGCCTGCCTCTCAACCTCATCGCCATGACCCTGGCCCTGCTGATTATTCCAAGGGTATGGCCCCTCTAG
- a CDS encoding ProQ/FINO family protein: protein MSNSIRQRQRRAERTRDFLKEMTQRYPACFTGNRDAIRPLEIGIEKALRAALDHDDGDQAAPNWLIRQALARYTRSPAYLNAIIAGHDRVNLQGEAVEAVTESAISRAREQRAEQKQRTAERKRQQAEEAEARKRQEKLSQLADRFNQ from the coding sequence ATGTCCAATTCGATCCGCCAGAGACAGCGGCGCGCGGAGCGCACACGCGACTTCCTCAAGGAAATGACTCAACGCTACCCGGCCTGTTTCACCGGCAACCGCGACGCAATCCGCCCCCTCGAGATCGGAATCGAGAAGGCCCTGCGCGCTGCGCTCGACCACGACGATGGCGATCAGGCGGCTCCCAACTGGCTGATTCGACAGGCACTTGCCCGGTATACGCGATCACCGGCGTACCTGAATGCCATCATCGCCGGGCACGATCGCGTCAATCTGCAGGGCGAGGCGGTGGAAGCGGTCACCGAATCCGCGATCAGCCGCGCCCGCGAGCAGCGTGCCGAGCAGAAACAGCGGACTGCGGAGCGTAAACGCCAGCAGGCCGAGGAGGCCGAAGCCCGCAAGCGCCAGGAGAAGCTCTCGCAGCTCGCCGATCGCTTCAATCAGTAA
- a CDS encoding uracil-DNA glycosylase family protein: MRDLPAALMDRFRYASVDLAGRDEGVYEAAGRPTTDPIFGLGPADARIAFFGRDPGRDEVHVGVPFIGAGGRQVRRVLFERHHGGVMRGTDDALMAGRSYFWANTVPYKPKGNKAWSMAVKRRFQPLVAEVLCDLWHGGDVITLGREAFFWFGLGQSAGARRQLEQHWQREDRFEQSLGLDYRGPDDRVRQLTLHPLPHPSPLNATWFKHFPGLLAARLDRLEASP; the protein is encoded by the coding sequence ATGCGAGATCTCCCCGCCGCCCTGATGGATCGGTTCCGGTATGCCTCGGTGGATCTTGCCGGGCGCGACGAGGGCGTTTACGAGGCTGCCGGCCGGCCAACGACCGATCCGATCTTCGGTCTTGGCCCGGCCGACGCCCGGATCGCGTTTTTCGGTCGTGATCCGGGGCGGGACGAGGTCCACGTCGGCGTTCCGTTCATCGGCGCCGGGGGGCGCCAGGTACGGCGGGTGCTGTTCGAACGCCACCACGGCGGTGTAATGCGTGGTACCGACGATGCCCTCATGGCGGGCAGGTCTTATTTCTGGGCCAACACCGTCCCCTACAAGCCGAAGGGCAACAAGGCCTGGTCGATGGCGGTCAAGCGGCGCTTTCAGCCGCTGGTCGCCGAGGTCCTGTGCGATCTGTGGCATGGCGGTGACGTCATCACACTCGGTCGCGAGGCCTTTTTCTGGTTTGGCCTTGGACAGTCCGCAGGCGCCCGCCGTCAGCTGGAGCAACACTGGCAACGCGAAGATCGTTTCGAGCAGTCCCTCGGACTCGACTATCGTGGCCCCGATGACAGGGTCCGTCAGCTCACGCTGCATCCGCTGCCGCATCCCTCACCGCTCAATGCCACCTGGTTCAAGCACTTCCCGGGGCTGCTGGCGGCACGCCTGGATCGGCTGGAGGCCTCACCGTGA
- a CDS encoding creatininase family protein, producing the protein MTISEWGGHTTQSLRAVGGSEPVALLPLGAVEQHGPHLPLSTDARIAEGLSQAAIERCADDVSVLRLPTLNIGQSIEHADYPGTLALEPATFEAMLYDIGASVARSGFRRLVMFSAHGGNLAAMDTAALRLRRDLGLLVIKACYFDFPPPVDAISAREAREGLHGGALETALMRHFSPAQVVDHQVDHAVSVEYDALAAFEWIGAETRPARFAWLAGDLNPTGVTGDARCSDAALGARLAAHYAESLAAIVAETAGFPLARLSTPHPLT; encoded by the coding sequence GTGACGATATCGGAGTGGGGGGGCCACACCACGCAATCCCTCCGCGCCGTCGGCGGATCCGAACCCGTCGCCCTGCTGCCGCTGGGCGCCGTTGAGCAGCATGGTCCCCATCTGCCTCTCTCGACCGATGCCCGCATTGCCGAGGGACTGTCACAGGCCGCCATCGAGCGCTGCGCCGACGACGTATCGGTGTTGCGCCTGCCAACACTCAACATCGGCCAGAGCATTGAGCACGCGGACTATCCGGGAACTCTGGCTCTGGAGCCGGCCACCTTCGAGGCAATGCTCTACGATATCGGCGCGTCGGTAGCCCGCTCGGGGTTTCGTCGACTGGTCATGTTCTCGGCCCATGGCGGCAATCTCGCCGCCATGGATACCGCGGCACTGCGACTGCGCCGCGATCTCGGGCTGCTTGTGATAAAGGCTTGCTACTTCGACTTCCCGCCCCCCGTGGACGCGATCAGTGCCCGCGAGGCGCGTGAGGGGCTGCATGGTGGTGCGCTTGAAACGGCCCTGATGCGGCATTTTTCGCCGGCGCAGGTGGTCGATCATCAAGTCGATCATGCGGTTTCCGTGGAATACGATGCCCTGGCCGCGTTCGAGTGGATTGGCGCGGAAACCCGGCCGGCGCGATTTGCCTGGCTGGCCGGCGATCTCAATCCGACGGGTGTTACGGGGGACGCCCGGTGCTCCGACGCGGCACTCGGCGCGCGGCTCGCAGCGCACTACGCCGAATCACTGGCAGCAATCGTGGCCGAAACCGCCGGTTTCCCGCTGGCGCGGCTGTCGACGCCGCACCCGCTTACCTAG
- a CDS encoding GTP cyclohydrolase II: MQRIRRALIDLRRGEPVHLAHPEGGMLILALENLSEALLARARTLATDDPYLLITRHRAHAVGLENDDDHDLAMALDADEPVETAIRLASDRAAPRTERPGRAADPAEQQALHLARQATLLPALVALGTGRDDTRLDDEIRCGEILSVDIADIRTACIENARQPERISEARVPLAEAEQSRFILYREADGLLEHVALIVGEPDHWPETPALRMHSACLTGDLFGSLRCDCGEQLRSAVGTIAAEGGGVLLYLAQEGRGIGLANKLRAYGLQDTGLDTVDADRLLGFGADERRYEVAAAMLNDLDIHRVRLMTNNPAKIAALERHGIEIAGREALHGAVNRHNERYLTTKAERAGHWLGEAITNAARRQSR; this comes from the coding sequence ATGCAGCGCATTCGGCGCGCACTGATCGACCTCAGGCGGGGCGAGCCCGTCCATCTGGCTCACCCGGAAGGCGGGATGCTGATACTGGCCCTCGAAAACCTGAGCGAGGCCCTGTTGGCACGGGCCCGGACGCTGGCCACGGACGACCCGTATCTGTTGATCACGCGGCACCGCGCCCACGCAGTGGGGCTGGAGAACGACGACGATCACGATCTGGCCATGGCACTGGATGCGGATGAGCCCGTCGAAACCGCGATCAGGCTCGCCAGCGACCGAGCCGCTCCCCGCACCGAACGACCCGGCCGGGCTGCCGATCCTGCAGAGCAGCAGGCGCTGCACCTCGCCCGACAGGCAACCCTGTTGCCGGCACTGGTGGCTCTTGGTACCGGCCGCGACGATACGCGGCTCGATGACGAGATCCGGTGCGGCGAAATCCTCTCCGTCGATATAGCGGATATTCGCACCGCCTGCATCGAAAACGCCCGACAGCCCGAACGCATCAGCGAGGCGCGAGTGCCTCTGGCAGAGGCGGAGCAGTCGCGGTTTATCCTCTATCGCGAGGCTGACGGGCTGCTGGAGCACGTCGCGCTGATCGTCGGTGAGCCCGATCACTGGCCCGAGACCCCTGCCCTGCGCATGCACTCCGCCTGTCTTACCGGCGATCTGTTCGGCTCGCTACGCTGTGACTGCGGTGAGCAACTCCGAAGCGCTGTCGGCACGATTGCCGCCGAGGGCGGTGGTGTCCTCCTCTATCTTGCCCAGGAAGGCCGTGGCATCGGCCTTGCCAACAAGCTCCGCGCCTACGGCCTCCAGGACACCGGGCTCGACACCGTGGACGCCGACCGGCTGCTCGGGTTTGGAGCAGATGAGCGCCGTTACGAGGTAGCCGCCGCGATGCTCAACGATCTCGATATTCATCGAGTCCGGTTGATGACAAACAACCCCGCCAAAATCGCTGCACTGGAGCGTCACGGCATCGAGATTGCCGGTCGTGAGGCGCTCCACGGCGCCGTTAACCGCCATAACGAACGTTATCTGACGACCAAGGCCGAACGGGCAGGCCACTGGCTGGGCGAGGCGATTACCAACGCCGCCCGCCGCCAGTCCCGCTAG
- a CDS encoding RibD family protein, producing the protein MTGRSARELVTELQARYAPLVRPVTERPRVVAQLGQSLDGRIATPTGHSHYVTGEADRAHLHRLRALCDAVLVGAGTVVADDPRLTVRAVEGPNPTRVVVMSRDDLAPRRHLFEDGAAPTWAVTGPTAVPPPVDRHFSLPELSPAAVLECLSAAGIRRLLVEGGAQTVSAWLAAGLVDSLYLAVAPVIIGSGPTGLNLPVIEHMDQAWRPAVEAFDLGVDRLYRLDFTVAEG; encoded by the coding sequence GTGACCGGGCGCTCCGCCCGTGAACTCGTTACCGAGCTGCAGGCACGCTACGCACCACTGGTCCGGCCGGTGACCGAGCGGCCACGGGTCGTCGCCCAGCTCGGGCAGAGCCTGGATGGCCGGATCGCCACGCCCACCGGCCACTCACACTACGTCACCGGCGAGGCCGACCGGGCCCATTTGCATCGCCTCCGGGCGCTCTGCGATGCGGTGCTGGTCGGGGCGGGGACCGTTGTCGCTGATGACCCGCGGCTGACGGTCCGTGCCGTGGAAGGTCCCAACCCGACCCGCGTGGTCGTGATGAGCCGTGATGACCTCGCGCCCCGGCGGCATCTGTTCGAGGATGGTGCCGCGCCGACCTGGGCGGTTACCGGGCCGACCGCCGTGCCCCCGCCGGTGGATCGCCACTTTTCGCTGCCGGAACTGTCACCGGCGGCGGTACTGGAGTGCCTGTCCGCCGCCGGTATCCGGCGTTTGCTGGTCGAGGGCGGGGCGCAGACGGTCTCCGCCTGGCTTGCTGCGGGATTGGTGGACTCGCTTTATCTGGCCGTAGCGCCAGTCATTATCGGTTCGGGGCCGACCGGGCTGAACCTGCCTGTCATCGAGCACATGGACCAGGCCTGGCGTCCCGCCGTCGAGGCATTCGATCTGGGGGTCGACCGGCTCTACCGGCTCGACTTCACCGTCGCAGAAGGGTGA
- a CDS encoding lysylphosphatidylglycerol synthase transmembrane domain-containing protein: MPRLIRLLISLLMLGFIAERFGAGVLERLEQVDWRWLVAGLLITVAQVLLSAWRWRFTATRLGLSLRRGVAIREYYLATLINQVLPGGVVGDAQRAWRHSHDAPRRGPAFQAVVIERFSGQLAMVGLALGVWGYWPPGKALTLPDGWLSGAVAVIGGAGTIIVALALISGRRPHWLIDWWQALRYALLAPRVLPVQLIASIVVAISYIGVYACCVLSLGPESSPGTWLPLIPLVLFAMLIPASIAGWGLREGAAAVLWPLAGLPVAEGVSAAVLYGALSLVASTPGLITLLRR, translated from the coding sequence GTGCCGCGACTGATCCGACTGCTGATCAGCCTCCTGATGCTCGGCTTCATCGCCGAGCGATTCGGTGCCGGCGTCCTGGAGCGGCTCGAGCAGGTGGACTGGCGCTGGCTTGTGGCGGGTCTGCTGATCACGGTGGCCCAGGTGCTGCTATCGGCGTGGCGCTGGCGGTTCACCGCCACGCGGCTGGGCTTGTCACTGCGCCGCGGCGTCGCGATCCGTGAATACTACCTGGCGACATTGATCAACCAGGTCCTGCCCGGTGGTGTTGTCGGCGATGCCCAACGCGCCTGGCGCCATAGCCACGATGCCCCCCGTCGCGGACCCGCGTTCCAGGCGGTTGTGATCGAACGCTTCTCGGGGCAATTGGCTATGGTCGGGCTGGCGCTGGGGGTATGGGGATACTGGCCACCGGGCAAGGCACTCACCCTCCCCGACGGCTGGCTCTCCGGGGCGGTGGCGGTCATCGGCGGTGCCGGCACAATCATCGTGGCGCTGGCGCTGATCAGCGGCCGGCGCCCGCACTGGCTGATCGACTGGTGGCAGGCACTGCGTTACGCGCTGCTTGCGCCACGTGTCCTGCCCGTCCAGCTGATTGCCTCGATTGTCGTCGCCATCAGCTACATTGGCGTTTACGCCTGTTGCGTGCTTTCACTGGGCCCCGAATCATCGCCCGGGACCTGGTTACCGCTGATTCCACTGGTCCTGTTTGCCATGCTGATCCCGGCGAGCATCGCCGGCTGGGGGCTGCGCGAGGGGGCCGCGGCCGTTCTCTGGCCGCTCGCCGGCCTCCCGGTCGCCGAGGGTGTCAGTGCCGCAGTGCTTTACGGGGCATTGTCGCTGGTGGCGAGCACACCCGGGCTGATCACCCTTCTGCGACGGTGA
- a CDS encoding class I SAM-dependent methyltransferase, translating to MPERFAAQWLTLREPVDHTARADDLSLTLAGLLPGDRRVHVADLGAGAGSNLRYLAPRLPQPQQWALIDHDTDLLDRAVATAPGDRWASDTRIHAYAHPADLNDFPDCLPGTPDLLTASALLDLVTGEWMQRVVDTCARRCIPALFALSVDGRMSLAPAVTGDELIETAILAHQRGTKDMGPALGPDATDVAARMFVERGITVERRWSDWQLGPEEASLQKLLIEGWHEAARAQRPDAAETIDTWLNDRLRLLDQSRILVGHQDLLAIPCRD from the coding sequence ATGCCCGAGCGATTCGCGGCCCAGTGGCTGACACTGCGTGAGCCCGTCGATCATACGGCCCGCGCCGACGACCTTTCACTGACCCTCGCCGGCTTGCTGCCCGGAGACCGCCGCGTCCATGTCGCCGATCTTGGCGCCGGGGCTGGCAGCAATCTCCGTTACCTCGCGCCACGGCTGCCACAACCCCAGCAGTGGGCCCTTATTGACCATGACACCGATCTGCTCGACCGTGCCGTGGCCACCGCTCCCGGCGACAGGTGGGCAAGTGACACCCGGATCCATGCCTATGCCCACCCGGCCGATCTGAACGACTTCCCCGACTGCCTGCCCGGAACCCCCGATCTGCTCACCGCTTCCGCCCTGCTCGATCTTGTCACCGGGGAATGGATGCAGCGGGTCGTGGACACATGCGCCCGGCGATGCATCCCAGCGCTCTTCGCCCTCAGCGTGGATGGCCGGATGTCACTCGCACCAGCGGTGACCGGAGACGAGCTTATCGAGACGGCGATCCTCGCCCATCAACGCGGTACAAAGGACATGGGACCCGCCCTGGGACCGGACGCAACCGACGTTGCGGCCCGGATGTTTGTCGAGCGGGGGATAACGGTTGAACGTCGCTGGAGTGACTGGCAACTCGGCCCCGAGGAGGCGTCGCTACAGAAGCTCCTCATCGAGGGCTGGCACGAGGCCGCCCGCGCGCAGCGCCCCGACGCTGCCGAGACCATCGACACATGGCTCAACGATCGGCTGCGACTGCTCGATCAAAGCCGCATCCTTGTCGGTCATCAGGATCTGCTGGCCATCCCGTGCCGCGACTGA
- a CDS encoding glycosyltransferase family 4 protein → MTDCHFLVPGALDRPTGGSRYDQTIVTGLRAAGRSVAVHELPGRYPDGDATARQTVAAALSRIPAGQRVIVDGLVLGGLADVFAGHAQRLRLDALIHHPLADETGIDPDRARQWLADEARAVALAERVITTSRFTAHRLSVLGIHHGSVHVIPPGCAPRPLATGSPGDNPVLLCVASLTPRKAQHHLLDALSRLTDRPWYCRLVGPTDLDPDYAAAIAAQRDRLALGDRVEIDGAVGADQLDTAYRTADLFILPSVYEGFGMVISEAVAHGLPIVTTTGGALATTLPEGAGIAVRPDDPEALATALASVLDHPERRHDLARGARRARDQLNSWNKSVADFIDLLEEDSSCPSDSRPSG, encoded by the coding sequence GTGACCGACTGCCATTTCCTGGTGCCCGGGGCGCTGGACCGACCCACCGGGGGCAGCCGTTATGACCAGACAATTGTTACCGGCCTGCGCGCAGCCGGGCGATCGGTGGCGGTGCACGAGCTCCCGGGGCGCTACCCCGATGGCGATGCGACCGCCCGCCAGACCGTGGCCGCCGCGCTATCGAGAATACCGGCAGGTCAGCGGGTCATCGTCGATGGCCTCGTCCTGGGCGGGCTGGCGGACGTATTCGCCGGGCATGCGCAACGGCTGCGGCTCGACGCGCTGATTCACCACCCGCTCGCCGATGAGACCGGTATTGACCCGGATCGAGCGCGTCAATGGCTCGCCGACGAGGCCCGGGCCGTTGCCCTCGCCGAGCGGGTTATTACGACCAGCCGGTTCACCGCGCACCGCCTCAGCGTACTGGGCATCCATCACGGTAGCGTTCATGTCATACCACCGGGCTGTGCGCCCCGACCGCTCGCCACCGGTTCACCCGGTGACAATCCGGTGCTGCTGTGCGTCGCCTCACTGACCCCCCGCAAGGCCCAGCATCACCTGCTCGACGCACTCTCCCGGCTTACCGATCGGCCCTGGTATTGCCGGCTGGTGGGCCCCACTGATCTCGATCCCGACTACGCCGCGGCGATTGCGGCGCAGCGCGATCGGCTGGCCCTTGGCGATCGCGTCGAGATTGATGGCGCCGTCGGCGCCGATCAGCTCGACACGGCCTATCGCACGGCGGATCTGTTCATCCTGCCCTCGGTTTACGAGGGATTCGGCATGGTCATCAGTGAAGCGGTCGCCCATGGCCTGCCGATCGTGACCACCACCGGGGGTGCGTTGGCCACCACTCTGCCGGAGGGCGCCGGTATAGCTGTCCGGCCGGATGACCCCGAGGCACTGGCGACGGCGCTGGCGAGCGTTCTCGACCACCCCGAACGACGTCATGATCTGGCCCGCGGCGCCCGACGCGCCCGGGATCAGCTCAACAGCTGGAACAAGAGCGTCGCCGATTTTATCGATCTTCTCGAGGAGGACTCATCATGCCCGAGCGATTCGCGGCCCAGTGGCTGA